One Vibrio neonatus genomic window carries:
- a CDS encoding DUF6482 family protein, with the protein MQKHQFDQWIHADIERHMEVPKVFVIGCADLSTYQLAVEFKHKLEPIREDDKPMSFASLEVVKEELIKLGLDSAYLRLHNAYDECGTLEGQPYYDIELSLKSY; encoded by the coding sequence ATGCAAAAACATCAGTTCGACCAATGGATTCATGCTGATATCGAGCGGCATATGGAAGTGCCAAAAGTGTTCGTTATTGGCTGTGCTGATCTGTCTACTTATCAACTGGCGGTTGAATTTAAACATAAACTTGAACCGATTCGTGAAGACGATAAGCCAATGTCTTTCGCCTCGTTAGAAGTGGTTAAAGAAGAGTTGATCAAGTTGGGATTAGACAGTGCTTATTTACGTTTGCATAACGCGTATGACGAGTGCGGTACTTTAGAGGGACAGCCTTACTATGATATTGAATTATCATTAAAAAGTTATTAA
- the mutH gene encoding DNA mismatch repair endonuclease MutH, translating into MQIAPPKSEQELLNRAQSLAGYSFSELAEEAGIAVPKDLRRDKGWVGQLIERHLGAEAGSRPEQDFAHLGIELKTIPLSYTGKPLESTFVCVAPLTGIHGLTWQQSHIRQKLSKVLWVPVEGERELPLGERHVGFPKLWTPTPIQEDLLREDWEELMEMIATGRINEISAKHGQVMQIRPKAANSRALTDAYGASGKHIKTLPRGFYLRSNFTHSILLELNNLVE; encoded by the coding sequence GTGCAGATAGCACCTCCTAAAAGCGAGCAAGAGTTACTCAATCGAGCACAATCACTGGCTGGATACTCATTTTCAGAACTGGCAGAAGAAGCAGGTATTGCAGTACCAAAAGATCTTCGTCGTGATAAAGGTTGGGTCGGACAGTTAATTGAAAGGCATCTTGGCGCTGAAGCTGGCAGTCGTCCTGAACAAGATTTTGCCCATCTTGGCATTGAGCTAAAAACCATCCCTCTTAGCTATACAGGTAAACCTTTAGAAAGTACCTTTGTCTGCGTGGCGCCATTAACCGGGATCCATGGCCTCACTTGGCAACAAAGCCATATTCGACAAAAGCTGAGCAAGGTATTGTGGGTGCCAGTGGAAGGAGAAAGAGAACTGCCGCTCGGTGAACGCCACGTAGGTTTTCCAAAACTGTGGACACCAACGCCAATTCAAGAAGATCTATTGCGTGAAGATTGGGAAGAGCTAATGGAAATGATCGCAACGGGCCGCATCAATGAGATAAGTGCTAAACATGGACAAGTGATGCAAATCCGCCCTAAGGCAGCAAATAGCCGAGCGTTAACGGATGCCTATGGAGCAAGTGGTAAACATATAAAAACATTGCCAAGAGGGTTTTATCTTCGCAGTAACTTTACCCACTCTATATTGCTAGAGCTGAATAATCTGGTTGAATAG
- the rppH gene encoding RNA pyrophosphohydrolase, translating into MIDGDGYRLNVGIVICNNHGQVLWAKRYGQHSWQFPQGGIDDGETPEQAMYRELYEEVGLTKEDVKIVTTSRHWLRYRLPKRLVRWDSKPVCIGQKQKWFLLQLTCDESQINMQRGPTPEFDGWRWVSFWYPVRQVVSFKRDVYRRAMKEFASFAMPFKDRKQNRKRKNRKG; encoded by the coding sequence GTGATCGATGGCGATGGTTACCGCTTAAATGTGGGAATCGTAATATGTAACAACCACGGTCAAGTGCTCTGGGCTAAACGATACGGACAACATTCATGGCAATTTCCACAAGGTGGAATAGACGACGGTGAAACCCCTGAACAGGCGATGTACCGAGAATTGTATGAAGAGGTCGGGTTAACCAAAGAAGATGTAAAAATTGTCACTACGAGTCGTCACTGGTTGCGTTATCGCTTGCCAAAACGATTAGTGCGTTGGGATTCCAAACCTGTCTGTATCGGACAAAAACAAAAATGGTTTTTATTGCAGTTAACATGCGATGAGTCGCAAATTAATATGCAAAGAGGACCAACTCCAGAATTTGATGGATGGCGCTGGGTAAGCTTTTGGTATCCAGTGAGACAAGTAGTCTCCTTTAAAAGAGATGTCTACCGTAGAGCAATGAAGGAATTTGCTTCATTTGCGATGCCGTTCAAAGATCGAAAGCAGAACCGAAAACGCAAAAACCGAAAAGGGTAG
- the ptsP gene encoding phosphoenolpyruvate--protein phosphotransferase, whose protein sequence is MLNQLRDIVEHVSRVEDIHQALEVFVKRTCDAINSECCTIYLSNHQKQRLELMATKGLTFSGERLHIGFQEGLVGLVHRTAEPLNIAKASLHPDFKYFPQLGEELYQAFLATPIVHRKRILGVVVIQQKKPRLFSDIEESFLVTLAAQLAVLIVSEQQQGNWLLQERRGAGNIVTGLSACNGIAIGPIWRGNDEPLLSDVSPASAVDVEKDKEWLLVAVESALKEFRRLRKQLDSDLNKDALAIFDLFTHLLNDPKLRGDLLSQIEKGDTADWALRQVIERYSNHFARMSDIYLQQRSQDVRELGQRLLYFLNHSQVQEVKLDKPVIFVVNELTTTLLASVPREMLLGVVSVQGGVNSHAAILSRALGIPSVIGPNLKGIDDDKVIILDGYNGEVLIHPTYQEMSEYQQLLSEEQEVRSMVESEVCLPAITLDKAPITILLNTGLGIDVSYFLNDVIDGIGLYRTEISFIVKQAFPSEDEQVETYQKVLAYSQDKPVVMRTLDVGGDKSLPYFPMEEENPFLGWRGIRFTLDHPDIFLIQVRAMMRASIGQKNELNILLPMVSGTPELDSSLSLIAQAYHEVALTYPQVKKPKVGIMLEVPSMIYLLPAIAKRIDFVSVGTNDLTQYLLAVDRNNSQVSELYEVVHPAVLLALKQIQVACEDANLPVSVCGELAGDPIGVLMLLGLGFTQLSMSSANVANIKYVIRQSNLEDLKALANVATSQSYASEVHKLAFEYLEHRGLAGFVRPGKH, encoded by the coding sequence ATGCTGAATCAACTAAGGGATATAGTTGAGCACGTATCTCGGGTCGAAGACATACATCAAGCACTTGAGGTGTTTGTTAAACGCACCTGTGATGCGATAAATAGCGAATGTTGCACTATCTATCTTTCTAATCATCAAAAGCAGCGCCTTGAGTTAATGGCAACCAAGGGGCTGACTTTTTCTGGTGAACGCTTACATATTGGTTTTCAAGAAGGCTTAGTGGGTTTAGTTCATAGAACCGCTGAACCTTTAAATATTGCTAAAGCCTCACTGCATCCCGATTTTAAATATTTTCCGCAACTTGGCGAAGAGCTTTATCAAGCCTTTCTCGCCACGCCAATTGTTCACCGCAAACGCATTTTAGGTGTTGTGGTGATTCAACAAAAAAAGCCACGCCTATTTAGTGATATCGAAGAATCTTTCTTAGTGACTCTGGCTGCGCAATTGGCGGTGTTGATTGTCAGTGAGCAGCAACAGGGGAACTGGTTACTGCAAGAGCGTAGAGGTGCCGGCAATATCGTGACTGGTTTATCGGCGTGTAATGGGATTGCGATTGGTCCTATTTGGCGCGGTAACGATGAGCCTTTGCTGAGCGATGTATCTCCAGCCTCTGCGGTAGATGTTGAAAAAGACAAAGAATGGCTATTAGTTGCGGTTGAAAGTGCGTTAAAAGAGTTTCGCCGCCTTAGAAAACAACTCGATAGCGATCTCAATAAAGATGCGCTGGCTATTTTTGATTTATTTACCCACTTGCTCAATGATCCCAAATTAAGAGGGGATTTACTCTCGCAAATAGAAAAAGGGGATACCGCAGATTGGGCTTTGCGACAAGTGATTGAACGTTATTCTAATCATTTTGCTCGCATGAGTGATATCTACTTGCAGCAACGATCGCAAGATGTGCGTGAGTTAGGTCAGCGTCTGTTGTACTTCCTTAATCATTCTCAGGTTCAGGAAGTGAAACTTGATAAGCCAGTGATCTTTGTGGTGAATGAACTCACTACAACTTTGCTGGCTTCTGTACCACGGGAAATGCTATTAGGTGTGGTTTCAGTACAGGGTGGCGTGAACTCACACGCAGCTATTTTATCGCGCGCTTTAGGCATTCCCTCGGTTATCGGTCCAAATCTGAAAGGGATTGACGATGACAAAGTAATTATCTTAGACGGGTATAACGGTGAGGTGCTGATTCATCCGACCTATCAGGAGATGTCCGAGTACCAACAACTATTGAGTGAAGAGCAAGAAGTTCGTTCTATGGTTGAATCTGAAGTCTGCCTGCCAGCGATTACTTTAGACAAAGCGCCGATCACCATCTTGCTCAATACAGGATTAGGCATTGATGTCAGTTACTTCTTAAATGATGTCATTGATGGTATTGGTTTATACCGCACCGAAATCTCCTTCATTGTGAAACAAGCTTTCCCTTCTGAAGATGAGCAAGTGGAAACCTATCAAAAGGTGTTGGCTTACTCACAAGATAAGCCTGTGGTCATGCGCACCTTAGATGTTGGTGGTGATAAGTCATTGCCGTATTTTCCGATGGAAGAAGAAAACCCATTTTTAGGCTGGCGGGGGATTCGTTTTACCTTAGATCATCCAGATATCTTTTTAATCCAAGTACGGGCGATGATGCGGGCCAGTATTGGGCAGAAAAATGAGCTCAATATTTTACTGCCTATGGTTTCGGGTACGCCAGAATTGGATTCTTCCCTTTCCTTGATAGCGCAAGCTTACCATGAGGTTGCTTTGACTTATCCGCAGGTGAAAAAGCCTAAAGTGGGAATAATGCTCGAAGTACCGTCCATGATTTACTTATTACCGGCGATTGCGAAGCGAATTGACTTTGTTTCTGTCGGTACCAATGATCTCACTCAATACTTACTTGCTGTTGATCGTAATAATAGTCAGGTATCGGAACTGTACGAAGTGGTTCACCCTGCGGTGTTGTTGGCATTAAAGCAAATACAAGTCGCGTGTGAAGATGCCAATCTACCGGTTTCAGTGTGTGGCGAATTAGCAGGGGACCCGATTGGGGTACTGATGCTACTAGGATTAGGATTTACACAATTGAGTATGAGCTCTGCAAACGTCGCCAACATAAAGTATGTTATTCGACAATCTAATTTAGAGGATCTAAAGGCCTTGGCTAATGTCGCGACCAGTCAATCTTACGCGTCAGAGGTACACAAGTTGGCCTTTGAATACCTTGAACATCGAGGCTTAGCCGGTTTTGTGCGCCCTGGAAAACATTAA
- a CDS encoding sulfite exporter TauE/SafE family protein, with the protein MTIELIAVLVLIGAFVGVLAGLLGIGGGLIIVPALLFLLPMFGIKAAIAMQMALATSLACIILTSGSSALNHYRANNVDMFVAKFLIPGVIAGGFGGSFIAERVPSDYLPPIFGCIVLCLSIRMFTSIKATAAKGHIGVTNTFISGATIGTISSLAGIGGGSLLVPFLNRRGIEMRKAVGTSSFCSMILAASGMLGFILHGSGSDVLPAHSVGYVYLPALFAIASSSVLTSRIGVRLTNVLPTPTLKKIFSVLLLVIAIRMLFF; encoded by the coding sequence ATTACCATTGAATTAATTGCAGTATTGGTGCTGATTGGTGCATTTGTTGGAGTGTTAGCGGGATTACTTGGCATAGGCGGCGGTTTGATTATCGTGCCTGCTTTGCTGTTTTTACTGCCAATGTTTGGCATTAAAGCGGCGATTGCGATGCAAATGGCGTTAGCTACTTCCTTAGCTTGTATTATTCTCACCTCTGGCTCATCAGCTCTCAATCATTATCGAGCCAACAACGTCGATATGTTTGTCGCAAAGTTTCTTATTCCCGGCGTCATTGCTGGTGGTTTTGGTGGCAGCTTTATTGCTGAGCGAGTGCCAAGTGATTACTTGCCGCCAATATTTGGCTGTATTGTTTTGTGTTTGTCGATTCGTATGTTTACATCAATCAAAGCCACGGCCGCTAAAGGCCACATTGGCGTAACAAATACCTTTATCTCTGGAGCTACGATCGGTACTATCTCAAGCCTTGCTGGTATTGGTGGTGGCTCATTATTAGTGCCGTTTCTAAACCGACGAGGGATAGAAATGCGCAAGGCGGTAGGCACATCATCGTTTTGCAGTATGATATTGGCGGCCTCTGGAATGCTAGGTTTTATCTTGCATGGCTCAGGCTCTGATGTACTGCCAGCGCACAGTGTCGGTTACGTGTATTTGCCTGCATTATTTGCTATTGCCTCTAGCTCTGTGCTAACTAGTAGGATTGGTGTTCGGTTAACCAATGTCTTACCGACACCAACGCTCAAAAAAATATTTTCCGTATTGCTATTAGTGATAGCGATACGAATGCTTTTCTTTTAA
- the lgt gene encoding prolipoprotein diacylglyceryl transferase has translation MNQGFLTYPHIDPVLLAIGPISIRWYGLMYLIGFAFAMWLANRRADKPNSGWNREQVSDLLFLGFLGVVVGGRIGYVVFYNFGLFLDNPLYLFEVWTGGMSFHGGLLGVISAMAYYAYRNKRTFFGVADFIAPLIPFGLGVGRIGNFMNDELWGRVTDVPWAVMFPSGGYLPRHPSQLYEAFLEGFVLLLILNFFIRKPRPAGAVSGLFLMGYGTFRFIVEYFREPDAQLGLFGDWISMGQILSSPMILIGAAMIFWAYKYNSKSLESTSANEAKDNK, from the coding sequence ATGAATCAAGGATTTCTCACTTACCCTCATATTGATCCTGTGTTACTAGCCATTGGTCCAATTTCGATTCGCTGGTATGGGTTGATGTACCTGATTGGTTTTGCTTTCGCTATGTGGCTTGCCAATCGTCGCGCAGATAAGCCGAACAGTGGCTGGAACCGTGAACAGGTATCCGATTTATTATTCTTAGGTTTTCTAGGGGTAGTGGTTGGTGGACGCATCGGTTACGTTGTGTTCTATAACTTCGGTTTGTTCCTTGATAACCCATTGTATCTATTTGAAGTGTGGACCGGAGGCATGTCCTTCCACGGTGGTCTGCTGGGCGTTATTTCTGCGATGGCTTATTACGCCTATCGTAACAAACGCACTTTCTTTGGTGTGGCTGATTTCATTGCGCCGCTGATCCCATTTGGTCTTGGGGTAGGTCGCATTGGTAACTTCATGAATGATGAGCTTTGGGGACGAGTAACAGACGTGCCATGGGCAGTAATGTTCCCATCAGGTGGCTACTTACCAAGACACCCTTCTCAGCTTTATGAAGCTTTCCTAGAAGGCTTTGTGCTACTGCTTATCTTGAACTTCTTTATCCGCAAGCCGAGACCGGCAGGCGCAGTGTCAGGGTTATTCTTGATGGGCTACGGTACGTTCCGCTTCATTGTTGAATACTTCAGAGAACCTGATGCGCAACTTGGACTGTTTGGTGACTGGATTTCAATGGGACAGATCTTATCGTCGCCAATGATTCTTATTGGTGCGGCTATGATCTTCTGGGCATACAAGTACAACTCTAAATCTTTGGAGAGCACTTCTGCCAACGAAGCTAAGGATAATAAGTAA
- a CDS encoding thymidylate synthase, with protein sequence MKQYLNLCRRIVDEGHWIENERTGKRCLTVINADLTYDVANNAFPLVTTRKSFWKAAVAELIGYIRGYDNAEQFRAIGTKTWDANANLNQAWLDNKYRKGEDDMGRVYGVQGRQWAKPDGGHIDQLRKIVDDLTKGVDDRGEILNFYNPGEFHMGCLRPCMYSHHFSLLGDTLYLNSTQRSCDVPLGLNFNMVQVYAFLAIMAQITGKKAGVAYHKIVNAHIYEDQLELMRDVQLHREPLNAPKFIINPEIKTLEDLETWVTMDDFSVEGYESHPAIKYPFSV encoded by the coding sequence ATGAAACAGTATCTAAACTTATGTCGTCGCATTGTTGATGAAGGTCATTGGATTGAAAATGAACGTACAGGTAAACGCTGCCTTACGGTGATTAATGCTGATTTAACTTATGATGTTGCTAACAATGCGTTTCCTTTGGTGACTACTCGTAAGAGCTTCTGGAAAGCGGCTGTTGCTGAGTTAATCGGTTATATTCGTGGCTACGATAATGCTGAGCAGTTCCGCGCTATTGGCACTAAAACATGGGATGCCAACGCCAACCTTAACCAAGCTTGGTTAGACAATAAATACCGTAAAGGTGAAGACGACATGGGGCGCGTGTATGGCGTGCAAGGTCGTCAGTGGGCTAAACCAGATGGTGGGCACATTGACCAATTACGTAAAATTGTTGATGACTTAACTAAAGGCGTGGACGACCGAGGAGAGATCCTTAACTTTTACAACCCAGGTGAATTCCACATGGGCTGTTTGCGTCCGTGCATGTACAGCCATCACTTTTCATTGCTTGGTGATACTCTGTATTTAAACAGCACTCAGCGCTCTTGTGATGTCCCTTTAGGGCTGAACTTTAATATGGTTCAGGTATATGCGTTTTTGGCTATCATGGCTCAAATCACAGGCAAGAAAGCCGGCGTGGCGTATCACAAAATAGTGAATGCGCATATTTATGAGGATCAACTGGAGTTGATGCGTGATGTTCAGTTGCATCGTGAACCTCTTAATGCACCTAAATTCATCATTAACCCTGAGATCAAAACGTTAGAAGATTTAGAAACTTGGGTGACAATGGATGACTTCTCTGTGGAAGGGTATGAATCACACCCTGCCATCAAGTATCCATTCTCTGTGTAA
- a CDS encoding Solitary outer membrane autotransporter beta-barrel domain gives MKYGRCIPITISALACSEVALASLIDPDKYLSDIYSTTLVLTDSELITIGFGNFDPNKIFGTNNPDFGGQEAIDTRRRIAATSLPISFLFKDDNSLWLHRLKLRAAYLELSRDISYERFSGLQDWETDKNKDKVLAGYAEYSLGYQLSEQWQLFVGSGLHLMHYNNEFTANSPASDFIREEGIASVINGSSNAWVAEPQLDVIYTKALGGGELRFNSEYHYFWGRSFGGSIGTANATPEGWRIMNGLQYKYHLSPWGNRKQDLLFRARRIDVGGDLRDPLDTTHYGEYSVGWVIDTSDYSSLVYNVGIGLSLNYGSSLKGGALVFFYNE, from the coding sequence ATGAAATATGGACGTTGCATCCCTATTACGATTAGTGCGCTCGCGTGCTCGGAAGTGGCACTTGCCAGTCTTATTGATCCCGATAAATACTTATCTGATATTTACTCAACGACCTTAGTCCTTACCGACAGTGAATTAATTACCATAGGGTTTGGTAATTTTGATCCTAATAAGATATTTGGCACCAATAATCCAGACTTTGGCGGCCAAGAAGCGATAGATACTCGTCGTAGAATCGCTGCGACTTCTCTGCCCATTTCTTTTTTATTTAAAGACGATAATAGCCTTTGGTTACATCGTTTAAAGCTGCGTGCTGCTTATTTGGAGCTAAGTCGAGATATCTCCTATGAGCGATTCAGTGGGTTGCAGGATTGGGAGACGGATAAAAACAAGGATAAAGTGCTAGCAGGTTATGCGGAGTATTCGTTAGGTTATCAGCTGTCTGAACAATGGCAGCTCTTTGTGGGTTCAGGCTTGCACTTGATGCACTACAACAATGAGTTTACCGCAAATAGCCCAGCCAGTGACTTCATTAGGGAAGAAGGTATTGCCTCAGTGATTAATGGCTCTTCCAATGCGTGGGTAGCCGAGCCACAACTTGATGTTATTTATACCAAAGCGCTTGGAGGGGGCGAGCTTCGTTTTAATAGTGAATATCACTACTTTTGGGGACGCAGTTTTGGCGGGAGCATAGGCACTGCCAATGCAACGCCGGAAGGCTGGCGCATTATGAACGGTTTGCAATATAAGTATCACCTCAGCCCATGGGGAAATCGAAAGCAAGATCTGCTCTTTCGAGCTCGGCGCATCGATGTTGGCGGAGATTTAAGAGATCCTCTAGATACCACACATTATGGGGAATACAGCGTGGGGTGGGTGATTGATACCAGTGACTACTCTTCATTGGTTTATAACGTAGGGATCGGGCTTAGCCTTAACTATGGCAGCTCTTTGAAAGGCGGCGCTTTAGTATTTTTCTACAATGAGTAG